One genomic window of Anaerofustis stercorihominis DSM 17244 includes the following:
- a CDS encoding CobW family GTP-binding protein, translated as MTNVDIISGFLGAGKTTFIKKLVNEVFKGEKIVLIENEFGEIGIDGGFLKDAGIEITEMNSGCICCSLVGDFSKSLKEVIEKFSPDRIIIEPSGVGKLSDVEKAILNVKDELDIVLDSKITVVDGKKTKMYMKNFGEFFNNQVESANVVVMSRTQDMKEEKIEECLKSLKEHNKEANIITTPWDELEADAVLNAVTKFDEENELLEEVLKARHEHHHEHEHHHNHGESCECGHEHHHKHEHHHEHGEGCECGHEHEHNHNHGENCECGHEHHHKHEHHHEHEHHHEHEHHHEHSEGFECGHEHHEHHHEHEHHHEHGGSCSCGCGGDHEHHHHDHHAEEVFTSFGMETVHKFKKDTLEDILEVLADGSKYGVVLRAKGVLEGEEDKWYEFDLVPGEYEIRERKADYTGKVCVIGTELKKDKLEEIFS; from the coding sequence ATGACAAACGTAGATATCATTTCAGGATTTTTGGGGGCAGGAAAGACGACATTTATCAAAAAATTGGTAAATGAAGTATTTAAGGGCGAAAAAATCGTATTGATAGAAAATGAATTCGGAGAAATCGGGATAGACGGAGGTTTCTTAAAGGATGCGGGTATAGAGATAACGGAGATGAACTCGGGGTGTATCTGCTGTTCTTTGGTAGGGGATTTCAGCAAGTCTTTAAAAGAAGTAATCGAAAAGTTTTCTCCCGACAGGATAATCATAGAACCGTCGGGGGTAGGTAAGCTCTCCGACGTTGAAAAGGCTATTTTAAACGTGAAAGATGAGCTTGATATAGTTCTTGACAGCAAGATAACCGTAGTGGACGGAAAGAAAACAAAGATGTATATGAAGAATTTCGGAGAGTTCTTCAACAATCAGGTGGAAAGTGCAAATGTGGTAGTGATGAGCAGGACTCAGGACATGAAAGAAGAAAAGATCGAAGAGTGCCTTAAATCGTTAAAGGAACATAATAAGGAAGCGAATATCATAACCACACCTTGGGACGAGCTTGAAGCGGACGCGGTATTAAATGCGGTAACGAAATTCGATGAAGAAAACGAACTTTTGGAAGAAGTTTTAAAAGCACGACATGAACACCACCATGAACATGAACACCATCATAATCATGGGGAAAGCTGCGAATGCGGACACGAACATCATCACAAACATGAACACCATCACGAACATGGCGAAGGCTGTGAGTGCGGACACGAACATGAACACAATCATAATCATGGGGAAAACTGCGAATGCGGACACGAACATCATCACAAACACGAACATCATCACGAACACGAACATCATCACGAACACGAACACCACCACGAACACAGTGAAGGCTTCGAATGCGGACATGAACACCATGAACATCACCATGAACATGAACACCATCATGAACATGGCGGGAGCTGCAGCTGCGGGTGCGGAGGAGACCACGAACATCATCATCACGACCACCATGCAGAGGAAGTGTTTACCAGTTTCGGTATGGAGACGGTTCATAAATTTAAAAAGGATACTTTGGAAGATATCCTCGAAGTCCTTGCAGACGGCAGTAAGTACGGCGTAGTACTAAGAGCCAAGGGTGTTTTGGAAGGTGAAGAGGATAAATGGTATGAATTCGATTTGGTACCGGGAGAATACGAAATAAGGGAAAGAAAAGCGGATTATACCGGAAAAGTTTGTGTAATAGGTACCGAACTTAAAAAAGATAAATTGGAAGAAATATTCAGTTAA
- a CDS encoding ABC transporter substrate-binding protein encodes MKKLIALAISALMCLTCFVGCGKSEDLTKVKVSEVARSIFYAPQYAAINKGYFKDEGIDIELTTAQGADKVTAAVLSGDSDIGFCGPEATIYVQKGGEKDYPVNFAQITKRDGSFLVGRKDNAKSFKYSDLKGKHIIAGRAGGVPEMTLEYVLKKNGLDLKKDVKMDTSIQFAAMAGTFVGGTGDYVALFEPSATEVEANKQGYVLKSIGEESGEVPYTVYNAKKSFIKDNPELIQKFTNAVQKGLDYVQTASSEEIADQIKDFFPDNDKETLVKVIDRYKDIDAWKDTPVLTKDSFDRLQDIMSEAGQLDKKADYKDLVNTTFAEKAK; translated from the coding sequence TTGAAAAAACTTATAGCACTAGCTATTAGTGCGCTGATGTGTCTTACATGTTTTGTTGGTTGCGGAAAAAGTGAAGACCTTACAAAGGTCAAGGTGAGCGAAGTCGCTCGTTCTATTTTCTACGCTCCGCAGTATGCGGCAATAAATAAAGGTTACTTCAAAGATGAAGGAATAGATATCGAACTTACTACCGCTCAAGGTGCCGATAAAGTTACGGCAGCCGTTTTAAGCGGAGACAGCGATATCGGGTTCTGCGGACCTGAGGCAACTATTTATGTTCAAAAGGGCGGAGAAAAAGATTATCCCGTGAACTTTGCTCAAATAACAAAAAGAGACGGTTCTTTCTTGGTCGGAAGAAAAGATAATGCTAAATCATTTAAGTATTCCGATTTAAAAGGCAAACATATCATTGCAGGCAGAGCGGGCGGTGTACCTGAAATGACTCTTGAATATGTTTTAAAGAAAAACGGTCTTGACCTCAAAAAAGATGTGAAAATGGATACTTCTATTCAGTTTGCTGCAATGGCAGGTACATTCGTCGGAGGTACCGGAGATTACGTAGCTTTATTCGAACCTAGCGCAACGGAAGTTGAAGCTAATAAACAAGGTTATGTACTTAAATCGATCGGAGAAGAAAGCGGTGAAGTCCCATATACTGTTTACAATGCTAAGAAAAGTTTCATAAAGGATAACCCTGAACTTATCCAGAAATTTACAAATGCGGTTCAAAAAGGACTTGATTACGTTCAGACTGCAAGCAGTGAAGAAATAGCTGACCAAATCAAAGATTTCTTCCCTGATAACGATAAAGAAACACTGGTCAAAGTAATAGACAGATATAAAGACATAGATGCTTGGAAAGATACTCCGGTACTAACAAAAGATTCTTTTGACAGACTTCAGGACATCATGAGTGAAGCAGGTCAATTGGATAAAAAAGCGGATTATAAAGATTTAGTAAACACTACATTTGCCGAAAAAGCAAAATAG
- a CDS encoding DUF554 domain-containing protein, whose translation MGTIVNIIAILIGSSIGMAGKKIVDDKIEASIKNVLGLSTIIVGILGIITSSITINKNGTLQSNSTLLLVISLVIGTLVGELLDIDTKITNVIKKFEEKFSIGGFSDGFIPASVLFCTGAMAIVGALNDGLLNDPTILYTKSILDGVVAILFTATLGFGVFFSSVSVGVYQGSITLLGIYLSPYLSDALVNNICLVGYAMVVSIGLDLMKIKEIKVLNMLPGLLVPIIYALIF comes from the coding sequence ATGGGGACGATCGTAAATATAATAGCGATACTAATTGGCAGCAGCATTGGTATGGCAGGTAAAAAAATAGTAGATGATAAAATTGAAGCAAGTATAAAAAATGTATTGGGGCTTTCTACTATTATAGTAGGTATTTTGGGAATTATTACTTCCAGCATAACAATAAATAAAAACGGTACGCTTCAGTCAAACAGCACACTCCTGCTGGTAATAAGCCTCGTTATAGGTACACTTGTCGGAGAGCTTTTGGATATAGACACAAAAATAACGAATGTGATAAAAAAATTTGAAGAAAAATTTTCCATAGGAGGATTTTCCGACGGATTTATTCCCGCTTCGGTTCTATTTTGTACGGGAGCGATGGCAATCGTGGGAGCATTAAACGACGGACTTCTCAACGACCCTACCATTTTATATACAAAATCCATACTGGACGGAGTGGTCGCAATTTTATTTACCGCTACCCTTGGGTTTGGAGTGTTTTTCTCAAGTGTGAGCGTGGGAGTTTATCAAGGTTCCATAACACTTCTCGGGATATATTTATCTCCTTATTTATCCGATGCTTTGGTAAATAACATATGTTTGGTGGGATATGCAATGGTAGTATCTATTGGGCTGGATCTGATGAAAATAAAAGAGATAAAGGTACTCAATATGCTCCCGGGACTTTTGGTACCTATAATATATGCTTTGATATTTTAA
- a CDS encoding HPr family phosphocarrier protein, with protein MYSKNVTITNPTGLHARPASQFVQTAAKFASEILLVKNGNEINAKSIMGVMAGGLSQGTEIEIRANGADEQEAVDTLAALIENGFGE; from the coding sequence ATGTATTCAAAAAATGTAACAATTACAAATCCTACAGGACTTCACGCAAGACCAGCATCTCAATTCGTTCAAACAGCTGCTAAATTCGCATCTGAAATCCTTTTGGTAAAGAACGGTAACGAAATCAACGCTAAATCAATCATGGGTGTTATGGCAGGCGGATTATCTCAAGGAACAGAAATCGAAATCAGAGCTAACGGTGCTGACGAACAAGAAGCTGTAGATACATTAGCTGCATTAATCGAAAACGGATTCGGTGAATAA
- a CDS encoding LysR family transcriptional regulator — translation MTLQQLKYIIEIVNCGSINEAAGRLFITQPSLSKSVKELENELGIEIFVRSNRGISLSADGAEFLGYARQVVEQSELLEQRYLNKTPSKRLFSVSTQHYAFSVNAFVNLVKEFDQDEYEFALRETKTHEIIEDVKNLRSEIGVIYLNDFNEKVINKILKDNELTFTHLFDARPHIFLSIDNPLAKKKSIKIEDLEPYPRVSFEQGTYNSFYFSEEILSTLSHKKNLLVSDRATLSNLLIGLHGYTITTGILSVELNGSNLVSIPLESDEVIRLGYIKHKNVSLSIPAKKYIEQLEHYIKEYKY, via the coding sequence ATGACACTTCAACAGCTAAAATATATAATCGAAATAGTAAACTGCGGTTCCATAAACGAAGCCGCCGGAAGGCTTTTTATAACTCAGCCCAGCCTTTCAAAATCCGTAAAAGAACTTGAAAACGAACTTGGAATTGAAATATTCGTTCGCTCAAACAGAGGCATATCCCTCAGCGCAGACGGTGCGGAGTTCCTCGGATACGCAAGACAGGTCGTTGAGCAGTCCGAGCTTTTGGAACAAAGATACTTAAATAAGACTCCTTCAAAAAGGCTTTTTTCCGTTTCCACTCAGCATTATGCCTTTTCCGTAAATGCTTTCGTAAATCTCGTCAAAGAATTCGACCAGGACGAATACGAATTCGCCCTCAGAGAAACAAAGACCCACGAAATAATAGAGGACGTCAAAAACCTCAGAAGCGAAATCGGTGTCATATACCTAAATGACTTCAACGAAAAAGTCATCAATAAGATACTCAAAGACAACGAACTTACTTTTACTCATCTTTTCGACGCAAGACCTCATATATTTTTGAGTATAGATAACCCTCTTGCAAAGAAAAAGTCAATCAAAATAGAAGACTTGGAGCCGTATCCCAGAGTATCCTTTGAGCAGGGCACTTATAACTCTTTCTACTTTTCCGAAGAGATTTTAAGTACTCTCTCCCATAAGAAAAACCTGCTCGTAAGCGACAGAGCCACCCTCTCAAACCTTCTCATCGGGCTTCACGGATACACAATAACGACGGGTATACTAAGCGTTGAACTAAACGGCAGCAATCTGGTTTCCATACCTCTCGAAAGCGATGAAGTGATAAGGCTCGGATATATAAAGCACAAGAACGTGAGCCTCAGTATCCCCGCAAAGAAATATATAGAACAGCTTGAACATTATATAAAGGAATATAAATACTGA
- a CDS encoding O-methyltransferase — protein sequence MIDEITKEYLNGLLHLNSEVSHLSSFRKEAKENRIPIITEDVERLIEIILKSHGAKRLFEVGAAVGYSACVFADIMGEDSFVKTVERDEIRYTEAKNNIKKYGYDDNINLIMDDAGEVLKREDELYDAVFLDGNKGHYIHMLGDCKRILRPGGLLICDNVLFRGMIDKSSPLIRRKITIVKRLRMFLDAISEDSELTTSVLPIGDGLSISIKK from the coding sequence ATGATAGACGAAATAACCAAAGAATATTTGAATGGTTTGCTTCACTTAAATAGTGAAGTAAGCCATTTATCGAGTTTCAGAAAAGAAGCGAAAGAAAACAGGATACCTATAATAACGGAAGATGTAGAGAGGCTCATTGAAATAATATTAAAGTCTCACGGAGCAAAGAGGCTCTTTGAAGTCGGTGCGGCGGTGGGTTATTCTGCCTGTGTATTTGCCGATATAATGGGTGAGGATAGCTTTGTGAAGACCGTTGAAAGAGATGAGATAAGGTATACAGAAGCAAAAAACAACATAAAGAAGTACGGTTACGATGATAATATAAACCTTATCATGGACGATGCGGGGGAAGTATTAAAAAGGGAAGATGAATTATACGACGCAGTGTTTTTGGACGGCAACAAAGGACATTATATCCATATGCTGGGAGACTGCAAGAGGATACTGAGACCCGGCGGGCTTTTGATATGCGATAACGTACTCTTCAGAGGAATGATAGATAAAAGTTCTCCTCTTATAAGAAGAAAGATAACCATTGTAAAGAGGCTTAGGATGTTTTTAGATGCAATAAGCGAAGACAGTGAACTTACTACCTCTGTTCTGCCTATCGGCGACGGGTTAAGCATTAGCATAAAAAAATAA
- a CDS encoding ABC transporter ATP-binding protein has translation MRKPIVEINDLVKNFHTKKSVVTAVEGFSLDVYEGEFIALVGPSGCGKSTILSMLSGLIEPSSGYYEYKKENPSIGYMLQQDQLFSFRTILDNALLGLEIRGKGKIDDEDKEYVLGLLKMYGLESFMHAYPRQLSGGMRQRVALIRTLALKPDILLLDEPFSALDYQTRLAVSEDISLAIRNSHKTAILVTHDLSEAISLADRVIVVSSRPAKVKNIYDINLSIDSLSPVERRKAKEFSDYYDKIWRDLDVHI, from the coding sequence ATGAGAAAGCCTATAGTAGAAATTAATGATTTAGTTAAGAATTTTCATACTAAAAAAAGTGTAGTTACGGCAGTAGAAGGGTTTTCTCTAGATGTATATGAAGGTGAGTTTATCGCACTCGTAGGACCTAGCGGGTGCGGAAAAAGTACGATTCTATCAATGCTTTCAGGATTAATCGAACCAAGTTCGGGCTACTATGAATATAAAAAAGAAAATCCCAGTATCGGATATATGCTTCAGCAAGACCAGCTTTTTTCCTTTAGGACCATATTAGACAATGCTCTTTTGGGGCTTGAAATAAGAGGTAAAGGAAAAATAGATGATGAAGACAAAGAGTATGTTTTGGGGCTTTTAAAGATGTATGGACTTGAAAGTTTTATGCACGCATACCCAAGACAATTATCGGGAGGGATGAGACAAAGAGTAGCTCTAATTAGGACACTTGCACTTAAACCGGATATACTGTTATTAGATGAACCATTCTCGGCACTCGATTATCAAACCAGACTTGCGGTAAGTGAGGATATAAGCCTTGCAATAAGGAATAGCCATAAGACCGCAATACTGGTCACCCATGATTTATCGGAGGCAATATCTTTGGCAGACAGGGTTATCGTAGTTTCTTCGAGACCCGCAAAAGTCAAAAATATATATGATATCAACCTTTCAATCGATTCTTTATCGCCCGTCGAAAGACGAAAGGCTAAAGAGTTTTCTGATTATTATGATAAGATTTGGAGGGATTTAGATGTGCATATATAA
- a CDS encoding DedA family protein: MEESLIGIINVYGYIGIMFLILIENIFPPIPSEVVLLFGGYLTATAGMNPILVIFSATVGAIFGAVILYYLGYILKREKLRKLFSGKFGKVLHLKPEYIDLSYRWFLRYEKKAVLICRCIPVARSLISIPAGISRMKFSSFLILSLIGTLIWNSILIGLGSIMGEAWEACLPYLKGYSEVVIIGGITLGIIYVMMYKKRKKKKKGSLEYIQNEKEDISKENIYLKERDMDYDIYLKGEDL; encoded by the coding sequence TTGGAAGAAAGTTTGATAGGAATAATAAATGTTTACGGATATATCGGTATAATGTTTTTGATACTCATAGAAAATATATTCCCTCCCATACCTTCGGAAGTTGTTTTGCTTTTCGGAGGGTATTTGACTGCAACGGCAGGAATGAACCCGATACTTGTCATATTCTCAGCGACCGTCGGAGCTATCTTCGGAGCTGTTATTTTATATTATTTGGGATACATCTTAAAAAGAGAAAAACTGAGGAAGTTGTTTTCGGGAAAGTTCGGAAAAGTACTTCATTTAAAGCCTGAGTACATAGATTTAAGCTATAGGTGGTTTTTAAGATATGAAAAGAAAGCGGTGCTTATTTGCAGGTGCATACCCGTTGCTAGGAGTCTTATTTCCATACCTGCCGGTATATCGAGGATGAAGTTTTCTTCCTTTTTGATATTAAGTTTGATAGGAACTCTCATATGGAACAGTATACTTATAGGTCTAGGTAGTATAATGGGAGAAGCATGGGAAGCTTGTCTCCCGTATTTGAAAGGTTACTCCGAGGTCGTTATTATCGGAGGGATCACCTTAGGGATAATATATGTAATGATGTATAAGAAAAGGAAGAAAAAGAAAAAAGGGAGTTTGGAGTATATCCAAAACGAAAAAGAGGATATATCAAAGGAAAATATATATTTAAAGGAAAGGGATATGGATTATGATATTTATTTGAAAGGAGAGGATTTATAA
- the mltG gene encoding endolytic transglycosylase MltG yields the protein MEKKKRAVKVKKSIKKPNIKKTKVKEEKSPKDNKLKVRNNKKKTLFMIIGGAVVVVIAGMILTYNIMLGAVDKNNGQTKEFLIEEGSSLGGITDALKENNLIKNETAFKIYVKLTGKSNDLKAGYYSLSQKLPASEIVKSLVKGGTSKTTSITIKEGLDLNRIGNEFEKKGIFTKAEFLKEIKDNADYYRKNYDFLSSVPKDREYILEGYLFADTYNVYVKAVPRDIITKMLDRFDQEYTDEYKKRTKEMGKTIDEIVTMASVVEREGILDSELPTIAGVFYNRLDKGMMLQSCATLQYIYKDYQFSFTESQKSIDSPYNTYKYTGLPAGPISNFRASALKAALYPEKTKYIYFCTKNDGTGASAFAETLDQHEKNIQKYSGNWD from the coding sequence ATGGAGAAAAAGAAAAGAGCAGTAAAAGTTAAAAAGAGTATAAAAAAACCTAACATAAAAAAGACCAAAGTAAAGGAAGAAAAAAGCCCCAAGGATAATAAGCTTAAGGTAAGGAACAATAAAAAGAAGACATTGTTCATGATAATAGGAGGGGCAGTCGTTGTCGTTATAGCGGGTATGATACTTACTTATAATATAATGCTCGGAGCAGTCGATAAAAATAACGGACAGACGAAGGAATTTTTGATCGAAGAGGGTTCTTCCCTAGGCGGTATAACAGACGCACTTAAGGAAAATAACCTTATAAAGAACGAGACCGCATTCAAGATATACGTTAAATTGACGGGGAAATCGAACGATTTGAAAGCGGGATATTATTCCCTTTCTCAAAAGCTTCCCGCAAGTGAAATAGTTAAATCTCTGGTTAAAGGCGGAACAAGCAAGACGACCTCGATAACAATAAAAGAGGGGCTTGACCTTAACAGGATAGGAAACGAATTCGAGAAAAAAGGGATATTTACCAAAGCGGAATTTCTAAAGGAAATAAAGGACAATGCGGATTATTACAGAAAAAATTACGATTTCTTAAGCAGCGTACCTAAGGACAGAGAGTATATCCTCGAGGGATATTTATTTGCGGATACGTATAATGTATATGTAAAAGCCGTACCGAGGGATATAATAACGAAGATGTTAGACAGGTTCGACCAGGAATATACGGATGAGTATAAAAAGAGGACGAAAGAAATGGGTAAGACCATAGATGAAATAGTGACTATGGCGTCCGTAGTGGAAAGGGAAGGTATTTTGGACTCCGAACTTCCGACAATTGCGGGAGTATTTTATAACAGACTGGATAAAGGTATGATGTTACAGTCATGCGCTACGCTTCAGTATATATATAAGGATTATCAGTTCTCCTTTACGGAGTCACAGAAGAGTATAGATTCTCCTTATAATACTTATAAGTACACGGGACTTCCTGCGGGACCTATATCGAACTTCAGAGCCTCGGCTTTAAAGGCTGCGTTATATCCGGAAAAGACAAAATATATATACTTCTGTACAAAGAACGACGGAACGGGAGCCAGTGCGTTTGCGGAGACTTTGGATCAGCATGAAAAAAACATACAAAAATACAGCGGGAACTGGGATTAA
- a CDS encoding GTP-binding protein, translating into MNTPVFVISGLLESGKTTLIKNMFLSPEFKAGGPTLLILCEEGEEEYEREFLTEANITKVVVEGREKFTPSLLKNYEALYHPRQVVIEYNGTWEMSVLLDTKPPVNWELASIYSLVNSKTAELYLTNMRSMFMEQISLSSLIIFNRCDDSVNRGMLRRNIKALNMGAQIVFEREDGSIVEETTEDLPFDVNKNVIDISDEDYGVWFIDTLDHPENYSGKKVKFKAQVFLDPNLPKKTFVPGRFAMTCCADDIQFLGHDCRYEMKKLNFKTKDWVDVEARMEYEFSTEYGEDVPVLYLENIRKAPKAKDEIVYFM; encoded by the coding sequence ATGAATACTCCTGTATTTGTTATATCGGGACTGTTGGAAAGCGGAAAGACGACACTTATCAAAAACATGTTTTTAAGCCCGGAATTTAAAGCGGGCGGGCCCACTCTTTTGATACTCTGCGAAGAGGGGGAAGAGGAATACGAAAGAGAGTTTTTGACGGAGGCCAATATCACGAAAGTAGTGGTAGAGGGAAGAGAAAAATTCACTCCTTCGCTCCTTAAGAACTACGAAGCCTTGTATCATCCAAGGCAGGTGGTGATAGAGTACAACGGTACATGGGAGATGAGCGTGCTTTTAGATACAAAGCCGCCTGTGAACTGGGAGCTTGCGAGTATATATTCTCTTGTAAATTCCAAGACGGCTGAACTTTATTTGACGAATATGAGATCTATGTTCATGGAACAGATATCTCTGTCGAGCCTTATCATATTCAACAGGTGCGATGACAGTGTAAACAGAGGAATGCTAAGAAGAAACATAAAGGCACTTAATATGGGTGCTCAGATAGTTTTCGAGAGGGAAGACGGGAGCATCGTAGAGGAAACGACAGAAGACCTTCCTTTTGATGTAAATAAAAATGTGATAGATATTTCCGACGAAGACTACGGGGTATGGTTCATAGATACTCTTGACCACCCGGAAAACTACTCGGGGAAGAAAGTCAAATTCAAAGCTCAGGTATTCTTGGACCCAAATCTTCCGAAAAAGACTTTTGTTCCGGGAAGATTTGCAATGACTTGCTGTGCGGACGATATCCAGTTCTTGGGGCATGACTGCAGATATGAAATGAAGAAGTTGAATTTTAAGACGAAAGACTGGGTGGACGTGGAAGCGAGGATGGAGTATGAATTCAGTACAGAGTACGGAGAGGACGTACCTGTTTTATATCTGGAAAATATAAGAAAAGCACCTAAAGCAAAAGATGAGATAGTATATTTCATGTAA
- a CDS encoding sodium/proline symporter, whose protein sequence is MESNQIGILLVIVIYLLGMIIIGAMFSKKNETANDFYLGGRRLGPFVTAMSAEASDMSSYLLMGIPGLAYISGIADAGWTAIGLAIGTYVNWLLVAKRIRVYTAVCKDSFTLPSFFSNRYRDNKNLLMLLASLVIIIFFIPYTGSGFAACGKLFSSLFGVDYTLAMVVSAIIIILYTALGGFLAASTTDFIQSIIMSVALLVIFVFGIGAAGGMDAVIDNAKALPGYLSMSATHDMASGASSPYGFLSIFSTLAWGLGYFGMPHILLRFMAIEDEQKLKVSRRIASVWVVISMAVAVFIGIIGYGMSKAGVIPMLEGASSETVIVQISHYLSTHGFIFAVLAGIVLSGIIASTMSTADSQLLAASSSVSENIIGGFFGKELDDKKRMIVARSCLVIIALIGMFIARDPNSSVFGIVSFAWAGFGAAFGPVVLFALFWRRSNKYGALASMLSGGVMVFVWKYLVRPLGGAFNIYELLPAFIVACVFMVVVSLVTEKPEKEITDEFDEVQRLLK, encoded by the coding sequence ATGGAATCAAATCAAATCGGCATTTTGCTGGTAATCGTCATTTACCTGTTAGGGATGATAATAATCGGTGCGATGTTTTCAAAGAAAAATGAAACTGCCAATGATTTTTATCTGGGAGGCAGGAGGCTTGGACCTTTTGTGACCGCAATGAGTGCGGAAGCTTCGGATATGAGCAGTTATTTACTAATGGGTATTCCCGGGCTTGCTTATATTTCGGGGATAGCCGATGCGGGGTGGACGGCTATAGGGCTTGCCATAGGTACATATGTAAACTGGCTTTTGGTTGCAAAGAGGATAAGAGTGTATACTGCGGTATGTAAGGATTCGTTCACACTTCCTTCTTTCTTTTCCAACAGATACAGGGATAACAAAAACTTATTGATGCTTCTTGCTTCTTTGGTCATCATCATTTTCTTTATCCCTTATACAGGTTCGGGATTTGCAGCATGCGGTAAACTGTTTTCGAGTCTTTTCGGAGTGGATTATACCTTGGCTATGGTCGTAAGTGCGATAATAATCATTTTGTATACCGCACTGGGAGGTTTCCTTGCCGCAAGTACGACTGACTTTATTCAAAGTATAATAATGTCTGTTGCACTTCTCGTTATTTTTGTATTCGGTATCGGTGCCGCAGGGGGAATGGATGCAGTAATAGACAATGCAAAAGCTCTTCCCGGGTATTTAAGCATGTCCGCCACACATGATATGGCAAGCGGAGCATCTTCTCCATACGGATTTTTAAGTATATTTTCCACTTTGGCGTGGGGGCTTGGATATTTCGGTATGCCTCATATACTTCTTCGTTTTATGGCTATCGAAGACGAACAAAAATTAAAAGTGTCAAGAAGGATAGCTTCGGTTTGGGTAGTCATATCAATGGCAGTTGCTGTGTTTATAGGTATAATCGGTTACGGTATGTCAAAAGCAGGTGTAATACCTATGCTTGAAGGAGCAAGTTCCGAGACAGTGATCGTACAGATTTCCCATTATTTGAGTACACACGGGTTTATCTTTGCGGTCCTTGCTGGTATAGTGCTTTCGGGTATCATCGCGTCAACCATGTCAACAGCGGATTCACAGCTCCTTGCTGCGTCTTCGAGTGTTTCGGAAAATATAATAGGCGGATTTTTCGGAAAAGAACTTGATGATAAAAAGAGAATGATAGTTGCAAGAAGCTGTTTGGTTATTATTGCACTTATAGGGATGTTTATAGCCCGAGACCCTAACAGTTCGGTATTCGGGATAGTATCCTTTGCCTGGGCAGGGTTCGGTGCGGCTTTCGGTCCTGTCGTACTCTTCGCACTCTTTTGGAGAAGAAGTAATAAATACGGAGCCTTGGCTTCCATGTTATCCGGGGGAGTAATGGTTTTCGTATGGAAATACTTGGTAAGACCTCTGGGCGGAGCATTTAATATTTACGAACTCCTTCCCGCTTTTATTGTGGCTTGTGTATTTATGGTAGTGGTAAGTCTTGTTACGGAAAAACCTGAAAAAGAAATCACAGATGAATTCGACGAAGTTCAAAGACTTTTAAAATAG